The following are encoded in a window of Poecile atricapillus isolate bPoeAtr1 chromosome 3, bPoeAtr1.hap1, whole genome shotgun sequence genomic DNA:
- the GTF3C6 gene encoding general transcription factor 3C polypeptide 6 isoform X2 has protein sequence MAAAAAAAGGEGGRSDGAEEDEVEEQLVMVELSGIIDSDFLEKCENKCKILGIETERPILQVDRYVFAGEYEDTLGTCVVFEENTEQDAEGNQKVQLKYKCHTVKKLNMTRTLLTEKKEGEENVGGVEWLQIKDRDFSYSRPNMICSFLPEKDDSEESAQAQDKLTEESEGEVSGKGNSNMNCDLEKQHTLEIDAPNPLPDSSASGAKETPSGDAALAEDVPP, from the exons atggcggcggcggcggcggcggcgggcggcgagGGCGGGAGGAGCGACGGTGCGGAGGAGGACGAGGTGGAG gAGCAACTGGTCATGGTCGAGCTATCAGGAATTATTGATTCAGACTTcttagaaaaatgtgaaaacaagTGCAAGATTTTG GGAATAGAGACAGAGAGGCCCATTTTACAAGTGGACAGATATGTATTTGCAGGAGAATATGAAG ATACCTTGGGAACCTGTGTGGTTTttgaagaaaacacagagcaag ATGCAGAAGGCAACCAAAAAGTACAGCTGAAATACAAGTGCCACACAGTGAAGAAGTTGAACATGACACGGACCCTTCtgacagaaaagaaggaaggagaagagaatGTTG GTGGAGTAGAGTGGTTGCAGATCAAGGACAGAGATTTTTCCTACAGCAGGCCTAATATGATTTGCAGTTTTCTGCCTGAAAAGGATGATTCTGAGGAGTCAGCTCAGGCCCAAGATAAATTGACTGAAGAGTCAGAGGGAGAGGTGAGCGGCAAAGGAAATTCTAACATGAACTGTGacctggaaaagcagcacacCTTGGAAATAGATGCCCCTAATCCTCTGCCTGACAGCTCTGCGTCTGGGGCAAAGGAAACTCCTTCTGGGGATGCTGCCTTAGCGGAGGATGTACCTCCATGA
- the GTF3C6 gene encoding general transcription factor 3C polypeptide 6 isoform X1 — MAAAAAAAGGEGGRSDGAEEDEVEEQLVMVELSGIIDSDFLEKCENKCKILGIETERPILQVDRYVFAGEYEDTLGTCVVFEENTEQVDAEGNQKVQLKYKCHTVKKLNMTRTLLTEKKEGEENVGGVEWLQIKDRDFSYSRPNMICSFLPEKDDSEESAQAQDKLTEESEGEVSGKGNSNMNCDLEKQHTLEIDAPNPLPDSSASGAKETPSGDAALAEDVPP, encoded by the exons atggcggcggcggcggcggcggcgggcggcgagGGCGGGAGGAGCGACGGTGCGGAGGAGGACGAGGTGGAG gAGCAACTGGTCATGGTCGAGCTATCAGGAATTATTGATTCAGACTTcttagaaaaatgtgaaaacaagTGCAAGATTTTG GGAATAGAGACAGAGAGGCCCATTTTACAAGTGGACAGATATGTATTTGCAGGAGAATATGAAG ATACCTTGGGAACCTGTGTGGTTTttgaagaaaacacagagcaag TAGATGCAGAAGGCAACCAAAAAGTACAGCTGAAATACAAGTGCCACACAGTGAAGAAGTTGAACATGACACGGACCCTTCtgacagaaaagaaggaaggagaagagaatGTTG GTGGAGTAGAGTGGTTGCAGATCAAGGACAGAGATTTTTCCTACAGCAGGCCTAATATGATTTGCAGTTTTCTGCCTGAAAAGGATGATTCTGAGGAGTCAGCTCAGGCCCAAGATAAATTGACTGAAGAGTCAGAGGGAGAGGTGAGCGGCAAAGGAAATTCTAACATGAACTGTGacctggaaaagcagcacacCTTGGAAATAGATGCCCCTAATCCTCTGCCTGACAGCTCTGCGTCTGGGGCAAAGGAAACTCCTTCTGGGGATGCTGCCTTAGCGGAGGATGTACCTCCATGA